In the genome of Hyphomicrobium sp. CS1GBMeth3, the window AAATCATCGATGCCGTGAGTGTGATCGGCGTGGTCGTGCGTGAAGAGCACCGCGTCCAAACCATCCGCGCGCACGGAGAGAAGCTGCTCGCGCAGATCCGGCGGCGTATCGATCAGAACGCTCGTGCGCCCGCGCGGGCCAGTCCGCTCGACGAGCAGCGCGCAGCGGCGGCGGCGGTTCTTGGGGTTTTGCGGGTCGCACTTCCCCCACCCCGCGCCAATGCGCGGCACGCCGCCGGATGAGCCGCAGCCCAGAATCGTGATGCGCAGGCTCATGAAGCGGCGGGCTCCGCTGCGACGGGCGGGCGCGCCTTCGTGTAGAGACGGAAGAAATTCTCGGTCGTGGCGCGGGCAACGTCGGCTTCCGAGATGCCGCGGATGCGCGCCAGCGTCGCTGCCGTGTGCACGACAAAGGCCGGCTCGTTGGTCTTGCCGCGGTAAGGCACGGGGGCAAGGAACGGAGCGTCGGTCTCGACCAGGATGCGGTCGAGCGGAACGTCGCGGGCGATCTCCTGCAGCGCCTCGGTCTTCTTGAAGCTGATGACGCCCGAGAACGATACGTAAAGCCCGAGATCGACGGCACGCATGGCAAGTTCACGCCCACCCGTGTAGCAGTGCAGCACGGCGGGAAAGGCACCCTTCGCGTGCTGCTCCTCGAGGATGGCGAGCGTATCGGCGTCCGCGTCGCGCGTATGGATCTCAAGCGGCAGTCCCGTCTCGCGCGCGGCGGCGATGTGAGTGCGGAAGCCCTGCGCCTGTGCGGCGGGCGTGCCGTTCTTATAATGATAATCGAGGCCCGCCTCGCCCACCGCGACCACCTTCGGATGCTGCGCGAGGCGGATGATCTCGCTCGCCGGGATGTCGAGCTCCTCGTCGGCATTGTGCGGGTGCGTGCCCACCGAGCAGTAGACATCCGGGAAGCGCTCGGCGACGGCGCGGACCTGATCGAACTTGCGGATGCGCGTCGAGATCGTCACGAGCGTGCCGACGCCGGCCGCCTTTGCGCGCGCCACCACGCCGTCGAGGTCGGCGGCGAACTCCGGGAAATCCAGGTGGCAGTGGTGGTCAACGAGCATCGGGAACTCTAGGTCTGCGGCTTCTCGCCCTTTGCCTTCTTCTGCTTCGGGGCAGATTGCTGCTGCTTCTGCTCCTCCTTAGGGTCGACGTAGCGCGGGAACACGCCTTGCGGCTCGGGGATCGGCGTTCCCGGCACGAGGCGGCCAGCGGCGCCGAGCTTCGCGAACACGCGGCTCTCATCGTCACCCGGCAATATAAGATCGAGCAGCTTGCCGGCCAGCTCCGGCATCGCCGGCTGCGCCAAAATGCCGAACTGGCGCACGATCTCGGCCGTCACATAGAGGATCGTCTCCATGCGCTTGGGATCGGTCTTCTTCTTCGCCCACGGCTCCTCGGCCGCAAAGTAGCGGTTGGCGTCGGCGATGACGCTCCATACGGCGTCGAGGTAGCGCGTGACGGCCTGCTTATCCATCACCGCGCGCGCTTCGGCGTAGAGCGCATCCGTCGCGTCGAGGATCGTCTTGTCCTCGGCCGTGAACTCGCCGGGCTCCGGTATCTTGCCGTCGCAGTTCTTGTAGATCATCGACAGCGAGCGCTGAGCCAGGTTGCCGAGGTTGTTGGCGAGATCGGCGTTGATGCGGTTGGCCAAAGCCTCGGGCGAATAATTGCCGTCCTGACCGAACATCACCTCGCGCAAAAGGAAGTAGCGCAGCTGATCGCGTCCGTAGGCTTTGACAAGGTCGAACGGATCGACGACGTTGCCGACCGATTTCGATATCTTCTCGCCTTTGTTGTTCACGTGCCCGTGCGAAAAGATGCGCTTCGGCAGCGCGAGCCCGGCTGACATCAAGAAGGCCGGCCAATAGACGGCGTGGTGGCGAATGATGTCCTTGCCGATGAGGTGCACGTTGGCCGGCCAGAAATCGGCACGTTCGCCTTTCGGAGTGTTGAGGAGACCGGTTGCGGTGACATAGTTCGTCAGCGCGTCGACCCACACATACATGACGTGGCCGGGCGCGTTCGGAACCGGGATGCCCCAATCCAGCGTCGTGCGCGAGATCGAAAGGTCCTCGAGGCCGCTTTTGACGAAGCTTACAACCTCGTTCTTGCGCTCGGGCGGCAGGATGAAATCCGGGTCGGCCTCGTAGAGGGCGAGCAGCCGATCCTGATAAGCGGAAAGTCGAAAGAAGAACGTCTCCTCCTCCGTCCACTCGACGAGCGTGCCGTTCTCGGTCTCGTAGCGCTGGCCGTCGCGGACTTCCGTCTCGCTTTCCTTGTAGTAGGTCTCCTGGCGCGTCGAATACCAGCCGCCGTATTTCTTCGAGTAGATGTCGCCGGCCGCGTCCATGCGCCGCCAGATCTCGGCGCACGCCTCGTAGTGGCGCTGCTCTGTCGTGCGGATAAAATCGTCGTTCGAGATCCCAAGCGCCTCCACCATCTCAACGAAGCGGGCGGCGTTGCGGTCGGCGAGCGCGCGAGGGCTCAAGCCTTCCTGAGCGGCCGTCTGCTTCATCTTGAGCCCGTGCTCGTCGGTGCCGGTCAGGAAGAACACGTTCTTACCGTCGAGGCGCTCGAAGCGCGCGATGGCATCGGTGGCGATGGCCTCATAGGCATGCCCGATATGCGGCACGCCGTTAGGATAGGAGATGGCCGTGGTGATGTAGAATTTCGTTCGGTCGCTCATGTGACCTCGTGGACTATAAAATGACCAGGTTCAATCGCCGGATGCGCGTGGGGACAGATCCCATCACATTCGGACGGCGTCGATCGGCTCTCTCATCAACCGGGTCATTCTCGAGCGAGCTTCCGAAAAATAGTTCAGGTGCGGGATGCCGCCTCCAGCCGGGAGAAGACATCCAGGATCAAGGCCTTACGGTCCAGGTTCAGGGCCGCGGTCTCGGCCTTGTCCGCGGCCACTCTTTCCCACAAGCCGGCCCAGGTGGCAAGCCGCGCCGGCCCGATCAGCCGAGCCGCCACTGCCACGTCGCTGGGCTGCCCCTCGCCGCGGGCCTCGGCGGCAACGAGATGGGCGATGGCACCCGTCAACAGCTCGAAGAACAGCTCGTAGCGCTGGTCGGCCGCTTGGCCGGAGAGCTCGTCTCCGAGCGCGTGGACAGCTCCCCAGTCAACCGTTGGCAAGCCGTTCAAGATAGCGGAGATGCGGTCGTGCAGGGCCAGACCTTTGGCGGCATGCAATGACAGCAGCCGGCGCACGCTGCCCTCCGCGAGGTGCGCCAATCGCTCCCAGTCGGACGGGACTGGCGCGCCGCCGGCAACCTCGTCGCCGCTTTCTGCATAAGCCTGGGTCACCGCACGGCGTAGCGCCTCGTCGCCGAGCGGCGCCAGATCGAGCGTGCGCACGCGCGAGCGGATGGTGACCAGCAGGCGGCCCGGCGCGGACGTTACGAGCAGGAAGATGGTGCGCGGCGGCGGCTCCTCGAGCGATTTCAGGAGCGCGTTGGCGGCGTTGACATTCAGCTCCTCGGCGCGGTCGACGACGACGACACGCCATGCATTGTCGCCCGCCGTGCGGCCGAGAAAGGCTTTCAGGCGCCGCACCTCATCGACAGGGATCGTTGAGGGAAAACGCTTGGTCTTCGTGTCCCAGGCGCGGCGGATGACGAGCAGGCCAGGATGCGACAACGCGAGCACCTGGCGCGCGGCGCGCGCCTCGGGCGCGACGTCGAGCGTGTTGACGGCACGCTCGGAGGGATCGGCGAGGATATGGCGCGCCAAGCGATAGGCGAGCGTCGCCTTGCCGATGCCCTCAGGTCCAGCGATCAGCCAGCCGTGGTGCATGCGCCCCGATGCGAACGCTTCCCGTAGAGCGCGCTCAGCCTCCTCGTGGCCGTAAAGGTTGTGTGTCGCACGTGGATGCGGAAAGCCATCGAGGCGGTCGGCCTCGGGGAGCTCCTCGATTTCCTGCACTGCGGGCGCGCGGGCCATTGCGGTCAGCCCTCGGCGAGGAGGCGTGTCTCGACGGCGCGCCAGACCTCGTCGCCGATCTCGTCGGGCTTCTTCGTGCCGTCGATGACGAGGCAGCGTTGGGGTTCGGCGCGGGCGATGTCACGGAAGGCCTGGCGCAGCCGCTCGTGGTACTCGCCGTCCGCGGCGTCGAAGCGCGAAAGGGCACCGCGCGCTTCCGTGCGCCGTTGCCCCTCGCCGATCGGTATGTCGAGGATCAACGTCAGGTCGGGAAACGTCGGCGCGACGCTCCCGGCCTCGACGGCCTCGATCAGCGACTGCGGCACGCCGGCGAGCACGCCCTGATAGACGCGGGTCGAATCTGCAAAGCGGTCCGAGACCACCCACGTCCCGTGCTCGAGCGCCGGGCGAATGACTTTGGCCACGTGCTCGGCGCGTGCGGCGGCGAACAGGAGCAACTCAGTCACGGGGTCCGGCTCGGCTTGGAGCACCACGTCGCGAATGGCCTCGCCTAGCGCCGTGCCGCCCGGCTCGCGGGTGATGACAGTCTCGATGCCGGCGCCGCGCAGGCGCTCTGCGAGCAGCGCCACCTGCGTGGACTTGCCCGCGCCCTCGCCGCCTTCGAAGGTGATGAATTTTCCGCGCCTCATGGCGGCGGACACTAGAGGGAGATCGGGTGAGATGGAAGCGACCTGACGTTTCAGGCCTGCATAACGCCGCTAGCGGCTCAGCATGGCGCGCACGTCCGGCAGCACGCGCAGCCCGAGGTGCAGGAGCGAATCCACCCCCTGCCAATAGAACGTCGCTTCGTCGACGTCGTTCTCGGCGTAAAGCGGGGTCTCGCTGACGGCGATCGGCTCGTTGCTGCCCGGCGCCGTGCTGGTGACGCGGAACATGGCAATCTGGTCGCCCTTCTTGACAGGCGGCTTGATCGGACCTTCGTAGACGATCTCGCCGCGGATCTTCTGGTTCACGGGAAATTTCGGCAGGATGACCTCAAGGTCGCCATCTCCCGTGAGCGGGACGTAGAGGTCCTGGCCACCCCAGATGCGCGCGTATCCGACCGCCTCGCCGGCATCGAACAGCTTGGCGGTGGCAACGCTCTTGGCGCCCCACTGAAGCATGCGGCGCGTCTCGTTCTGGCGCTCCTTTTCGTTCTCGAAGCCCATGACGACGCCGATCAGCCGGCGCCCGTCGGCGATCGCCGACACCACCATGCCGTAGCCCGCTTCGCGCGTGTGGCCCGTCTTCATGCCGTCGACACCTATGTCGGCCGAAAGCAGCGGATTGCGGTTGTAGAACTTGTGCCGGCGATACTGGAATTCGCGCTGGCTGAAGACTTTGTACTGGTCGGGGTAGTTCTTGATGATGTGGCGGGCGAGCATCGCCAGCTCGCGCGCCGTCATCAAGTGCTCGGGGTGCGGCAAGCCGGTGGGGTTACGGAACGTCGACTTCTCGAGCCCGATGCTGCGCGCTTCCGCTTCCATAATCTTGGCGAATGCGTCGACCGAGCCCGCCATGCCCTCCGCTACCGTGATCGCTGCGTCGTTGCCCGACTGTACGGCGATGCCCTGGATCAGCTCGCTGACTGGCGTCTTGTTGTGGATCGGGATGAACATGGCGGCGGTGCCCGAAGGCGCGCCGCCCGTGCGCCAGGCGTGCTCGCTGGTCTGAAACTCGTCCTCGGGCTTCAGCTTGCCGTCCTTCAGCGCCTTGAACAGCACGGCGAGCGTCATCAGCTTGCTCATGCTCGCGGGCGACACAAGCTGGTCTGCAGCCTTCTGATAGATGATCGATCCCGAGTCGAAATCCATCAGGATGGCGTTGCGAGCCGTGGTCGAGAAGCCGCCCGACTGCTGCGCCACGGCGCGCCCGGCCCAGGCCGAGGCCAGGGCCAGCAGCACAGCGGCGACCGTCAGCGACCGTCTCATGGCGGAAATCCTCGCGCCGGAGGTAGGAAAAGCGTCGTTAACTATGGTACCGTCCCACAGCAAGTCAATGCCGGCCGTCCCTCTGGGTTCGGGACCTATTGCGGATCGCTGGAAGAGGACGTCCAGTCCTTGGCGTGCATGTGGATGGCGCCGTTCTCGAAGGCGCGTGCGTCGTAGAACGGCAGCATGCGCTCGAAGCTCACGGATACTGTCTTCGGCTCCTGGCTGCGCAGCCCGAGGGCCTCGATGCCGCCACCGCTCTCAGCCTGGGTGATCGTCAGCGTGAACTGGTAGGGGCCCACCTCGCGGATGATCTGATCCGGCTTCTCGCCGTCGCCGCGCGTGTAGAACAACACCGATTCCGTGCGGCTCGTGCGCCCGGCAAGCGGCAGCGGTGCAAAGCCCTGGTAGCTGCGGGTCCGTGTGCGCTCCATGGACCAGACGCCGAGCTCGGAGGCGTAGAAATGCTTGGTCTGGTTTGTGCGCGGATCGGTGACCGCCAGGTCTATGTGCAGCACCGTGCCCGTCTGCGCGCCCTCGTTCGAAAGCGTGACGGGTATCTGGATCATCTCGAAGTTGCTGTTGGTATAGGGCGCGGCGTACGAAACGACGCGCGGCACGTAAACCCGCAGCTCCGGACTTTTCAGCGACGTTTCCCACAGGCTGTAGCCCGAAAACAGAACCGCCACGGCTGACAGGAGCGTTGCGCCGAGACCGCCGTTTGAGACGTGGCGCGCCGTGTCGGTCGTAATATCGGCGGCGTCGCGGGTGACATCACCCGTCCTGAAAAGTTTCATTTTCCCTCCCCCAAGGCTGATCCGCACTGCGGCCAGGCCCTGCAAAAGGCCGTTCAATTCCGGCGAAGGTGTGGCTCACGGCTCTCTGGCCGGCGCAAGGGACTCCTCCACAGGGTGGGTAGGTTTCGGATCACCCTCTTGAGTAGGACGA includes:
- a CDS encoding TatD family hydrolase yields the protein MLVDHHCHLDFPEFAADLDGVVARAKAAGVGTLVTISTRIRKFDQVRAVAERFPDVYCSVGTHPHNADEELDIPASEIIRLAQHPKVVAVGEAGLDYHYKNGTPAAQAQGFRTHIAAARETGLPLEIHTRDADADTLAILEEQHAKGAFPAVLHCYTGGRELAMRAVDLGLYVSFSGVISFKKTEALQEIARDVPLDRILVETDAPFLAPVPYRGKTNEPAFVVHTAATLARIRGISEADVARATTENFFRLYTKARPPVAAEPAAS
- the metG gene encoding methionine--tRNA ligase; amino-acid sequence: MSDRTKFYITTAISYPNGVPHIGHAYEAIATDAIARFERLDGKNVFFLTGTDEHGLKMKQTAAQEGLSPRALADRNAARFVEMVEALGISNDDFIRTTEQRHYEACAEIWRRMDAAGDIYSKKYGGWYSTRQETYYKESETEVRDGQRYETENGTLVEWTEEETFFFRLSAYQDRLLALYEADPDFILPPERKNEVVSFVKSGLEDLSISRTTLDWGIPVPNAPGHVMYVWVDALTNYVTATGLLNTPKGERADFWPANVHLIGKDIIRHHAVYWPAFLMSAGLALPKRIFSHGHVNNKGEKISKSVGNVVDPFDLVKAYGRDQLRYFLLREVMFGQDGNYSPEALANRINADLANNLGNLAQRSLSMIYKNCDGKIPEPGEFTAEDKTILDATDALYAEARAVMDKQAVTRYLDAVWSVIADANRYFAAEEPWAKKKTDPKRMETILYVTAEIVRQFGILAQPAMPELAGKLLDLILPGDDESRVFAKLGAAGRLVPGTPIPEPQGVFPRYVDPKEEQKQQQSAPKQKKAKGEKPQT
- a CDS encoding DNA polymerase III subunit delta', giving the protein MARAPAVQEIEELPEADRLDGFPHPRATHNLYGHEEAERALREAFASGRMHHGWLIAGPEGIGKATLAYRLARHILADPSERAVNTLDVAPEARAARQVLALSHPGLLVIRRAWDTKTKRFPSTIPVDEVRRLKAFLGRTAGDNAWRVVVVDRAEELNVNAANALLKSLEEPPPRTIFLLVTSAPGRLLVTIRSRVRTLDLAPLGDEALRRAVTQAYAESGDEVAGGAPVPSDWERLAHLAEGSVRRLLSLHAAKGLALHDRISAILNGLPTVDWGAVHALGDELSGQAADQRYELFFELLTGAIAHLVAAEARGEGQPSDVAVAARLIGPARLATWAGLWERVAADKAETAALNLDRKALILDVFSRLEAASRT
- the tmk gene encoding dTMP kinase, with the translated sequence MRRGKFITFEGGEGAGKSTQVALLAERLRGAGIETVITREPGGTALGEAIRDVVLQAEPDPVTELLLFAAARAEHVAKVIRPALEHGTWVVSDRFADSTRVYQGVLAGVPQSLIEAVEAGSVAPTFPDLTLILDIPIGEGQRRTEARGALSRFDAADGEYHERLRQAFRDIARAEPQRCLVIDGTKKPDEIGDEVWRAVETRLLAEG
- a CDS encoding D-alanyl-D-alanine carboxypeptidase family protein, whose protein sequence is MRRSLTVAAVLLALASAWAGRAVAQQSGGFSTTARNAILMDFDSGSIIYQKAADQLVSPASMSKLMTLAVLFKALKDGKLKPEDEFQTSEHAWRTGGAPSGTAAMFIPIHNKTPVSELIQGIAVQSGNDAAITVAEGMAGSVDAFAKIMEAEARSIGLEKSTFRNPTGLPHPEHLMTARELAMLARHIIKNYPDQYKVFSQREFQYRRHKFYNRNPLLSADIGVDGMKTGHTREAGYGMVVSAIADGRRLIGVVMGFENEKERQNETRRMLQWGAKSVATAKLFDAGEAVGYARIWGGQDLYVPLTGDGDLEVILPKFPVNQKIRGEIVYEGPIKPPVKKGDQIAMFRVTSTAPGSNEPIAVSETPLYAENDVDEATFYWQGVDSLLHLGLRVLPDVRAMLSR